The following proteins are encoded in a genomic region of Amphiura filiformis chromosome 11, Afil_fr2py, whole genome shotgun sequence:
- the LOC140164498 gene encoding large ribosomal subunit protein uL16-like — protein sequence MGRRPARCYRYCKNKPYPKSRFCRGVPDSKIRIYDLGRKKARVDDFPLCIHLVSDEWEQLSSEALEAGRICANKYMVKHCGKDSFHIRIRLHPFHVIRINKMLSCAGADRLQTGMRGAFGKPQGTVARVNIGQTIMSVRTKEGHKASAIEALRRAKFKFPGRQKIHISKKWGFTKFNREEFEEMRADGRLVNDGVGVQYLPNHGPLDRWRKRQLAE from the exons ATGGGACGTCGACCTGCCCGATG TTACCGCTATTGCAAGAATAAGCCATACCCAAAGTCAAGATTCTGCAGGGGTGTGCCAG ATTCAAAGATCCGTATCTACGATCTGGGAAGGAAGAAGGCACGTGTAGATGACTTCCCTTTATGCATTCATCTTGTCTCCGATGAGTGGGAGCAGCTCTCCTCTGAGGCCTTGGAGGCTGGCCGTATCTGCGCCAACAAGTACATGGTGAAGCACTGTGGCAAGGACTCCTTCCACATCCGCATCAGACTTCACCCGTTCCATGTGATCCGCATCAACAAAATGTTGTCGTGTGCTGGAGCTGATAG GCTCCAAACTGGAATGCGTGGTGCTTTTGGCAAACCACAAGGCACTGTGGCACGAGTCAACATTGGTCAGACCATTATGTCTGTGCGCACCAAGGAAGGACACAAGGCTTCAGCCATCGAAGCTCTGAGGAGAGCCAAGTTCAAGTTCCCAGGAAGACAGAAG ATCCACATCTCCAAGAAATGGGGCTTCACCAAGTTCAACAGGGAAGAGTTTGAAGAGATGAGGGCCGATGGACGCCTGGTAAATGATGGTGTCGGTGTCCAGTATCTTCCCAACCATGGACCCCTAGACAGGTGGAGGAAACGTCAGCTGGCTGAGTAG